The following DNA comes from Mucilaginibacter jinjuensis.
GGGGATCATCTACTCCAACTGGACTTCGCGCGAGGGAGAGTTTTATAACACACAAGGCACTATAAAACCGGTTTAATTATCCCCAGAAAGTTTCGGTAGAGGCAATTAAGGTTGGCAGTTCCAGCTTCGGTTCAACTTCCAGTCCGCTTGCTTCCAATTCCGCAGCAAATTTCTTGAATGATGCGAGTGATGTCAGTAACTCATGTGCTTCTTCGTTCTCAAACTGGTCGAAGTGCATAAACGTTTTGCCATCTTCCAGCAAATACGTGCTGTACTTAATACCGGGGTGGTTAAGCTGTTTCAGATCATTCACCACATTTTTAATATTCTGCTGATTTGTTGCTGCGTAGGCCTGTGTAGTGGTGTATTGTACCCGTACTATTTTCATGATTGAATAGATTATTGTAAATCTAAATTACACGAAAGCATGCATACCAATCAGGTGAGGAACAGACATATTAGGGGGCTAATTGGGACAGATATTGTAGCGGAGCAGCCAGATTAACAAACATTTGTCCTTTCTCCTTTGTCTTTCCTCCCCTTAAGTCCCCCTAAAACGCTTCGTTCAAATTGAGGAAGAAACCTTTGTTGCCGAACTTACCAAAAGCATAATCGAGCGCCAGGTTGGTACGTGTAGCCTTGTTAAACAACACCCGCAAACCAGCGCCATAACCGGGCTGAAATACCTGGAATAGCTTAGTGCCCTGCTCGTCATTAGCCGTTTGCAAGTTACCAAAAGCCACACCACTCAAAAACTTATTGGCTGTTATCGGGAAACGGAATTCGGCTTCAGTATCATTGAATTGTGTGCCCTTAAAGTATTGCGAGGTATAACCACGGCCACTTCTGAAAGCACCGTCTCGGGCGGTACCCGGTAGTTCGAGATAAGGCACATTACCGCTCACGAGATACGAACCCCAGTTCCAGAAGGCCAACACGGTTTCGGGGTTACTGTCAGACAGGCTGAAGTATTTCCTGAAATCGGTAGTAATCTGCAACGCGTTCTGGGTACTGCCCATCCAGCTTTGGTTGGCGCGGATACCCACATCGGCATAAATACCTTTATAAGCACGGTTCTGATTATCGCGCGTGGTATATTGCAGATTAAACAACAAACCGTTTGCCGAATAACTGCCGTTTTTAAAGCCGTGTTCCTGGTTATAAATTTTATACGGCGTTAGTGCGCTGGTATCTTTTTCATCAATGTTTTTCCTCACTTCAAAAGAGGCGCCTGCTCCAACAAACAGGCCTTTAGCAACCTCTTTGTATACCTTCTCCCGCACGTTATAAAACATGGAGTTGAATACCCGCACTTTGCGATTTGGGTTTGCCAGCACCTCGTCGACGGTAGATTCGCCCGCAACGCTTTTACCTATACCCAGACCAAAATCGGGTGTTACGGTTTTGGCTATTACGATATTACCCTGAAAATTCCACTTATTACCCGGTGTGTAGATATTATGGTTGATATAGAAGTAAATAATGTTTTTGGTAGTGATAGATGCCGAAGTTGCCGCTACCGACATAAACGTGTTAGGATCATTCCCCAGCTTTCTGCCCGCAACTGCTTTTACCCCCACCTGGAACCCAATAGTAGGATTGGCAGATATATTAGGAATTATCGTAATGCCCGATGGTTTAT
Coding sequences within:
- a CDS encoding BamA/TamA family outer membrane protein → MKLQQHNPYKILLLFVLFMGINHAAFAQVATAVDSLKRDSLHHVALQAQQQERAVLAKQYDFGNLFHDIFTPHKQPDSLHKPSGITIIPNISANPTIGFQVGVKAVAGRKLGNDPNTFMSVAATSASITTKNIIYFYINHNIYTPGNKWNFQGNIVIAKTVTPDFGLGIGKSVAGESTVDEVLANPNRKVRVFNSMFYNVREKVYKEVAKGLFVGAGASFEVRKNIDEKDTSALTPYKIYNQEHGFKNGSYSANGLLFNLQYTTRDNQNRAYKGIYADVGIRANQSWMGSTQNALQITTDFRKYFSLSDSNPETVLAFWNWGSYLVSGNVPYLELPGTARDGAFRSGRGYTSQYFKGTQFNDTEAEFRFPITANKFLSGVAFGNLQTANDEQGTKLFQVFQPGYGAGLRVLFNKATRTNLALDYAFGKFGNKGFFLNLNEAF